A single Amia ocellicauda isolate fAmiCal2 chromosome 9, fAmiCal2.hap1, whole genome shotgun sequence DNA region contains:
- the mylk3 gene encoding myosin light chain kinase 3 isoform X1 gives MSKPVSLAACIAKMYEGGRRDSAGSSGAGTPVKKPNSSVINNLSSMDIKLNLLDAKVEKIVNSQGEVLKKLDVVYQGIGDLGKDMARLKLSNEPSIAEENTKKCDSAPFSEIKALCSESVKLLKSLQQDSKKQKEKIDGIELSFSVVDKVIKFVSETFKRSEIVEYILRGTVPWRKDSLLESNEEKPDKTEERGAKPKARFCNRAIQAETRISLEDDRGKEKALSKPVERANIDCTTPTQTPCQAVKDSTSLGAQATNQTSGPENADDVHPLPVLDKPSIYNSGNKPSCKLKEVSNQKREPIQTQTLIKDTQNIGLNTEDQYGTEEAEGGHICAVAGGSERDVSAATENGRHKSAATALERILDTPEGSPDTGLQILEASDDETLQASPFSVQPQQPAVEDKKKKKNTRERRKSSKSSVPLPKHKEAECKPHVKVVVAVQKTVSPAKQQEEQNAPQAFSASGLQKDNSTTIEIKAEKLPSQPQSEPMQLLPAGTHQTEPDKLGEKLGEKPEAADNTEIQANKETTGTNPPAVAKSPEPQLVVIDDSPPLPAPFEHRIVSAKQLPVNSYYTVKQNEVLGGGRFGQVLKCAELSSGLTLAAKIIKVKGSKDREEVKNEIGVMNQLNHVNLIQLYDAFESRNNLTLIMEYVEGGELFDRIIDENYQLTELDAIVFTRQICEGVQYLHQQYILHLDLKPENILCVNHTGNQIKIIDFGLARKYKPREKLKVNFGTPEFLAPEVVNYDYVSFPTDMWSVGVITYMLLSGLSPFLGDNDTETMNNILHSNWEFDVDAFENVSAEAKDFISRLLIPERCSRLSASGCMKHDWLNNLADKAKMRRVRLKSQLRLQSYLAHRQWKKHFYVIAAANRLKRFRQGRSVNPA, from the exons ATGAGTAAACCAGTGTCTTTAGCCGCTTGCATCGCTAAAATGTATGAAGGGGGGAGGCGGGATAGTGCGGGGAGTTCAGGAGCAGGGACTCCGGTCAAAAAGCCCAACAGCAGTGTAATCAACAACTTAAGCTCCATGGACATCAAACTGAACCTTCTGGATGCAAAAGTGGAGAAGATTGTGAACAGCCAAGGAGAGGTCTTGAAGAAACTAGATGTAGTTTATCAAGGCATTGGTGACCTGGGAAAGGACATGGCCAGACTGAAGTTATCAAATGAGCCCAGCATTGCTGAGGAGAATACCAAAAAGTGTGACTCTGCTCCATTTTCTGAGATCAAAGCTCTGTGCAGTGAATCTGTGAAGCTGTTGAAATCTCTGCAACAggacagcaaaaaacaaaaggagaaAATTGATGGCATTGAGCTCTCATTCTCTGTCGTAGACAAAGTAATTAAGTTTGTGAGTGAAACATTCAAACGCTCAGAAATAGTGGAGTATATCCTCAGGGGCACTGTGCCCTGGAGGAAAGACAGTCTTCTCGAGAGTAACGAAGAG aAACCAGACAAAACAGAGGAAAGAGGTGCAAAACCCAAAGCTAGATTCTGCAATCGAGCAATTCAGGCTGAGACCAGGATATCTTTGGAAG ATGACAGGGGAAAGGAGAAAGCCCTCAGCAAACCAGTGGAAAGAGCAAATATAGATTGTACCACACCAACTCAGACACCCTGCCAAGCAGTGAAGGATTCAACTAGTCTTGGGGCCCAGGCGACAAACCAAACAAGTGGTCCAGAGAATGCAGACGATGTGCATCCCTTACCAGTACTGGACAAGCCTTCCATTTACAATTCCGGAAATAAACCATCCTGTAAACTCAAGGAAGTTTCCAACCAAAAAAGAGAACCCATACAAACTCAGACCTTGATTAAAGACACTCAAAACATTGGGTTGAACACAGAGGACCAGTATGGGACTGAAGAGGCTGAAGGCGGCCACATCTGTGCAGTAGCTGGAGGATCTGAAAGAGATGTATCTGCAGCAACTGAAAATGGACGCCATAAGTCTGCAGCAACAGCTCTGGAGAG AATCCTTGACACACCCGAGGGCAGCCCTGATACAGGATTACAAATTCTGGAAGCTTCCGACGATGAAACACTTCAAGCATCGCCATTCTCCGTTCAACCACAGCAACCCGCTGTGGaggacaagaagaagaagaagaacaccaGAGAGCGACGTAAATCCTCAAAAAGTTCTGTGCCTTTACCAAAACACAAGGAAGCTGAGTGTAAGCCACATGTTAAAGTTGTTGTTGCCGTGCAGAAGACGGTGTCTCCAGCCAAACAGCAGGAGGAACAAAACGCCCCGCAGGCATTCAGTGCCAGTGGACTGCAGAAAGACAACAGCACGACCATAGAAATTAAGGCTGAAAAACTGCCAAGTCAGCCCCAAAGTGAGCCAATGCAGCTGCTACCCGCGGGTACACATCAAACTGAACCCGACAAGCTGGGTGAGAAGCTGGGTGAGAAACCTGAGGCAGCAGACAACACTGAGATACAAGCCAATAAGGAGACCACTGGGACTAATCCACCAGCTGTAGCAAAGTCTCCAGAGCCCCAGCTAGTTGTCATTG ATGACAGCCCTCCCTTGCCTGCACCTTTTGAACATCGCATTGTAAGTGCAAAGCAGCTTCCAGTTAACTCGTATTACACGGTGAAACAAAATGAAGTGCTAGGAGG GGGACGTTTTGGACAGGTTCTCAAGTGTGCAGAGCTTTCATCTGGACTCACACTGGCTGCCAAGATAATAAAAGTTAAAGGCTCAAAGGATAGG GAAGAAGTCAAGAACGAAATTGGTGTCATGAACCAGTTAAATCATGTCAATTTGATCCAACTCTATGATGCCTTTGAATCCCGGAACAACCTCACATTAATCATGGAGTA tGTGGAGGGAGGAGAATTATTTGACAGAATCATTGATGAGAATTATCAACTCACCGAACTGGATGCCATTGTGTTCACACGGCAGATCTGTGAGGGAGTGCAGTATCTGCACCAGCAGTATATACTCCACTTAGACCTCAAG ccTGAAAATATTTTGTGTGTAAACCATAcaggaaatcaaatcaaaataattgactTCGGACTTGCGAGAAA GTACAAACCTCGCGAGAAGCTGAAAGTTAACTTTGGCACACCAGAGTTTCTAGCACCAGAAGTGGTGAACTACGATTATGTTTCCTTCCCTACTGATATGTGGAGTGTGGGAGTCATCACATACATGCT GCTCAGTGGGCTTTCTCCTTTCCTGGGAGATAATGACACAGAGACCATGAACAACATCCTCCATAGTAACTGGGAGTTTGACGTGGATGCTTTTGAAAATGTCTCCGCTGAGGCCAAAGACTTCATTTCAAGGCTGTTGATCCCAGAGAGATG TAGCCGACTGAGTGCTTCTGGGTGCATGAAGCATGATTGGCTGAACAACTTAGCAGATAAAGCCAAAATGCGCAGAGTTCGCCTGAAGTCACAACTGCGCTTACAGAGCTACCTGGCACACCGACAGTGGAAG aaacatttctaTGTCATTGCTGCTGCGAACAGACTGAAGAGGTTCCGCCAGGGCAGGTCTGTGAACCCAGCATAG
- the mylk3 gene encoding myosin light chain kinase 3 isoform X2 produces the protein MGTSLYRSRLLSTGGFSVSDYIQRFAKPDKTEERGAKPKARFCNRAIQAETRISLEDDRGKEKALSKPVERANIDCTTPTQTPCQAVKDSTSLGAQATNQTSGPENADDVHPLPVLDKPSIYNSGNKPSCKLKEVSNQKREPIQTQTLIKDTQNIGLNTEDQYGTEEAEGGHICAVAGGSERDVSAATENGRHKSAATALERILDTPEGSPDTGLQILEASDDETLQASPFSVQPQQPAVEDKKKKKNTRERRKSSKSSVPLPKHKEAECKPHVKVVVAVQKTVSPAKQQEEQNAPQAFSASGLQKDNSTTIEIKAEKLPSQPQSEPMQLLPAGTHQTEPDKLGEKLGEKPEAADNTEIQANKETTGTNPPAVAKSPEPQLVVIDDSPPLPAPFEHRIVSAKQLPVNSYYTVKQNEVLGGGRFGQVLKCAELSSGLTLAAKIIKVKGSKDREEVKNEIGVMNQLNHVNLIQLYDAFESRNNLTLIMEYVEGGELFDRIIDENYQLTELDAIVFTRQICEGVQYLHQQYILHLDLKPENILCVNHTGNQIKIIDFGLARKYKPREKLKVNFGTPEFLAPEVVNYDYVSFPTDMWSVGVITYMLLSGLSPFLGDNDTETMNNILHSNWEFDVDAFENVSAEAKDFISRLLIPERCSRLSASGCMKHDWLNNLADKAKMRRVRLKSQLRLQSYLAHRQWKKHFYVIAAANRLKRFRQGRSVNPA, from the exons aAACCAGACAAAACAGAGGAAAGAGGTGCAAAACCCAAAGCTAGATTCTGCAATCGAGCAATTCAGGCTGAGACCAGGATATCTTTGGAAG ATGACAGGGGAAAGGAGAAAGCCCTCAGCAAACCAGTGGAAAGAGCAAATATAGATTGTACCACACCAACTCAGACACCCTGCCAAGCAGTGAAGGATTCAACTAGTCTTGGGGCCCAGGCGACAAACCAAACAAGTGGTCCAGAGAATGCAGACGATGTGCATCCCTTACCAGTACTGGACAAGCCTTCCATTTACAATTCCGGAAATAAACCATCCTGTAAACTCAAGGAAGTTTCCAACCAAAAAAGAGAACCCATACAAACTCAGACCTTGATTAAAGACACTCAAAACATTGGGTTGAACACAGAGGACCAGTATGGGACTGAAGAGGCTGAAGGCGGCCACATCTGTGCAGTAGCTGGAGGATCTGAAAGAGATGTATCTGCAGCAACTGAAAATGGACGCCATAAGTCTGCAGCAACAGCTCTGGAGAG AATCCTTGACACACCCGAGGGCAGCCCTGATACAGGATTACAAATTCTGGAAGCTTCCGACGATGAAACACTTCAAGCATCGCCATTCTCCGTTCAACCACAGCAACCCGCTGTGGaggacaagaagaagaagaagaacaccaGAGAGCGACGTAAATCCTCAAAAAGTTCTGTGCCTTTACCAAAACACAAGGAAGCTGAGTGTAAGCCACATGTTAAAGTTGTTGTTGCCGTGCAGAAGACGGTGTCTCCAGCCAAACAGCAGGAGGAACAAAACGCCCCGCAGGCATTCAGTGCCAGTGGACTGCAGAAAGACAACAGCACGACCATAGAAATTAAGGCTGAAAAACTGCCAAGTCAGCCCCAAAGTGAGCCAATGCAGCTGCTACCCGCGGGTACACATCAAACTGAACCCGACAAGCTGGGTGAGAAGCTGGGTGAGAAACCTGAGGCAGCAGACAACACTGAGATACAAGCCAATAAGGAGACCACTGGGACTAATCCACCAGCTGTAGCAAAGTCTCCAGAGCCCCAGCTAGTTGTCATTG ATGACAGCCCTCCCTTGCCTGCACCTTTTGAACATCGCATTGTAAGTGCAAAGCAGCTTCCAGTTAACTCGTATTACACGGTGAAACAAAATGAAGTGCTAGGAGG GGGACGTTTTGGACAGGTTCTCAAGTGTGCAGAGCTTTCATCTGGACTCACACTGGCTGCCAAGATAATAAAAGTTAAAGGCTCAAAGGATAGG GAAGAAGTCAAGAACGAAATTGGTGTCATGAACCAGTTAAATCATGTCAATTTGATCCAACTCTATGATGCCTTTGAATCCCGGAACAACCTCACATTAATCATGGAGTA tGTGGAGGGAGGAGAATTATTTGACAGAATCATTGATGAGAATTATCAACTCACCGAACTGGATGCCATTGTGTTCACACGGCAGATCTGTGAGGGAGTGCAGTATCTGCACCAGCAGTATATACTCCACTTAGACCTCAAG ccTGAAAATATTTTGTGTGTAAACCATAcaggaaatcaaatcaaaataattgactTCGGACTTGCGAGAAA GTACAAACCTCGCGAGAAGCTGAAAGTTAACTTTGGCACACCAGAGTTTCTAGCACCAGAAGTGGTGAACTACGATTATGTTTCCTTCCCTACTGATATGTGGAGTGTGGGAGTCATCACATACATGCT GCTCAGTGGGCTTTCTCCTTTCCTGGGAGATAATGACACAGAGACCATGAACAACATCCTCCATAGTAACTGGGAGTTTGACGTGGATGCTTTTGAAAATGTCTCCGCTGAGGCCAAAGACTTCATTTCAAGGCTGTTGATCCCAGAGAGATG TAGCCGACTGAGTGCTTCTGGGTGCATGAAGCATGATTGGCTGAACAACTTAGCAGATAAAGCCAAAATGCGCAGAGTTCGCCTGAAGTCACAACTGCGCTTACAGAGCTACCTGGCACACCGACAGTGGAAG aaacatttctaTGTCATTGCTGCTGCGAACAGACTGAAGAGGTTCCGCCAGGGCAGGTCTGTGAACCCAGCATAG